ATTGAGTTGGAAGTGGTTTTAATGGTGGGTGGTACTCGGAATAACAGTTTAAGCCCACAAAAACATAGAGATTGTGTTGCCGAAGAGATCCCTGGGCAGAGGTTGGACCAAGAGGTGTATTTTTCAAAGGTTGCCAGGGAAGGATTATGTCCCAGAGGAACGTGGTTGGGGGTGAAGGAGCAGAATGAAGGATTAGCTGGTCTCTGATAGCGCAGGAGATGAGGGAATGGTGGTTAAAATTAGTTGTGGTCAGCTACCAAATAGAATCGtatcaaacaaaaccaaaacgGGGAGAAATCTTTCGAcctatattaattttttattaatattcatCATCTGTtttggatgccccatccctggcagtgttcaaggccaggttggacacaggggcttggagcaacctgctctagtggaaggtgtccctgcctgtggcagggggttggaactggatgagctttaaggtcctttccaacccaaaccagtctgggattcagTGATCTCTCTACTTTCAATTATTCCTTCAcagttcctgctgcagcaggattgTGTGCATTTGGGGTGTGACTGCCTCTCATCCGTGTTGTCTTCCCAAGGGTGGCACAGGCTGTGAATCTTACACAGTCATGATCCTGCCTCATTTGGAGACTCGCTGCTGTAAAGCACAGGCTGTGCTTAGGGATCAGCCAAACAATAAGTGCTTCGTACTGATTCTTTTGGCGTGTTGGCGTGGCAGTACATGGGCCCAGAAAATATTACGTGCCCTTATCCTATTGGTGCTCTTTTGTAATGCCaattaaatctttatttaattGCCAAAGCTGCCTATACAATTACTGAAAGTACTGAAGTTTCTTTCACTTGTGAATCACTGGATGGTAGCAAACATATAGAGACAAACAAACGTGGACTTCTCCTAAAGGCCAGTgaagggaagtggtgactcAATGTAGATTTTGTGAGACTGCCAGTTTTCTCTTGAGATACGTGTGATATTTGTAAGTAATTCCTCTGCTGATGGAGCATGTTAGATCTGCCACTGTTTTGCTGCCATAAGGGGACAAGCTGGACCAATTGGCAGAAGGAGTAGGAGTGGATGTGGGCAGGTTGCCTCATACTTCTGCGTAAAAGAAGTTCTCTGGGTAAAAATGGAATCCCTGCAAAGGTTGGGTGATATTGCTGGAGTTATTTGTCTTAAACAAATCCTTCAGACATAGAAGCAAGTATCCTGCAAgtgtgaattttaattttttatggGGTTGTTAACATAGGTGTCCTTATTCATTAAAATCCCATTAAAGTAATTgctctaaaatattaaaatattacgCAGTTTAGATCAGCACATAAATTACTGTAAAAGATTGGTTGGAAACTGAACTTGAGCTGTGGTTTTCTGCTAccagctgcagggagagatgTGAGCCTTTCCTTATTACAAATCTTTGAGGAGACCATCTACAGTTTGTATTGAACAGCTTTGCAAACTCTTTCCCACTCTCCTAGAGCCTGACATGGTGGTGAGAAGGCAGGaagctctggcagcagctcGCCTCAGGATGCAGGAGGAGTTGAATGCACAAGCAGAAAGAtacaaagaaaggcaaagacaGGTAACCAGAGAGTGTTCCTTTCTTTAATTCTTAAATTTGTCATCAAGGGCTTTGTTGTTGCTATAGAAAGGTTTATTCCACACTAGATAGCAGAATAATAGGAGACTCACTCTCTGCTGGAATGGGGGTGGTGGGTTTTTACCCCCTTCTTTATCTGGAACGCTTTTGATACAGTTTGATCCACAGAGCAGCAACAGGCAGTAGGTACCAGGATGGTATCACCTCCACAAGCACATACCTATATGCTGTGCTGACCTGATGTCTTGATGCTCTTTGTTAATGAGAATGTTTGATACATGTAGTATTCTGCTCCTTTGTGAAATAATTAATCTCTGTGGCACTTGCTTCACTGCAAGTCATTGTGTCTGTGGGACCCTGTGGGCCTgatctttatctttttttacaGGTAAATCTGTGATTACAGAAACCTAGTACTAGGCACAATGAATGTCTGGAGGGGATTTACTGGTGTTTAGGTAAACTACCACTGCAGACATGCATTTTCTATTCCTAATGTCAAATAGAAGTTCTTAGAAATGTAGGCTATCACTGCTGTCATTTAATGGTTGGAATTTCAGCTTGAGAAAACAAGGAGTATGGTATTGCTAAGTGGGGCAGCGTAGAAAAGCAGATGTGAGTCAGCATAACTATAACGTTGTTCATTAATCCAAGCCCTTGGGTTTTGTTGTAGCTGTTTCTGTAGCACTGGTGATTCCATTAGTTCTGAAATCTTAGTCTTGCATATCCTGGATTTGTTCCTTAGCTTGAAGAAGAGAAGCGAAGGCAGAAGATAGCGATGTGGGAAAGcatgcaagaaggaaaaagctatAAAGGAAACCTGAAACTGAATCAGGTAACAACTATGTTAATCAGGTTACAATTAGGTTTATGTGATTAGATGAGCTGATACTTGCAGTGATTAGATTCCACataactttttgcttttgtgaacAGCAAGAAGTAGAATCTGGTGCCTCCACCTCATCAGCAGTCCCGAGATCTAAACCAACCAAAAGGCCCTTGCGAGAAGGTGGTAAGTATGAAACCCTTAGGACACTGTGAGCTTGAAACAGagcatttttccagctgctgacaTAGTCatcatacatatttttttcttcttcttcttcaaggaggaaagaaaatgtgccTTGCAAATGAGGACTTTAATCAGTGCAAAACCTAGCAGGAAGTTTCTGTGGTGCTTTTCCCCTGGAAAACAGCGTTTCAGTTCTCTTCTAAATGCTTCTGCCACCATTTACTGAGATTTTTGTCACTCAAAATTATAGATTCTTGCAATATTTCTGGGATCCCTTCCCTATTATTATAAAAGTCAGATAATTGACTATCTGGTCTGTCTTTCAGCCACCTGTATTACTGACTGAATGCAGgaagaagatattttattttgtattatgtAGATTTGGGAAGATGAAAGACTTCATTAGGCAAAATGTGACCTTATTTATCAGGTATCACAATAATGATCTATTGAATATATAAGTCCTGCAGATGTATAAACTCTTACCAACTCTCACAAACCACCAGAGGATCTTAACATTAAACTCACTGTCAACTGCTGAAATCATCTTGATGGGTGAACTGCTTTCCATGGCCCATGCTAGGATCGCTGTTGTGTGTTGGCCATGCAGCTGTggtctcctttctctcctctgagCCTGTGCTGTAACTGCAAGTGCTAATTGGGgtataatattttaatgataattttCCATAGTTGGGGGGAGGATCATCTAGATCAGCCTCAATCTTATCAGACTAAAAGAGAAACCCACTTTGGGTGCAGCGCTGAGTAAGTCACTTGATTAAATGTATGAAACCTGAAGATTCTTGATTAAACATAATAAACCTCAGTAATTGTGCAGTGCtgaaatttctgctttgaatatttttacTGACAGCTGATGACAAAATCTGAAGGGACTGATCAATTGATTCATCTTATGTTGTTTAATGTGAGCTGAGTCTAATGTCTGATACTGTCAAATGTTTTTTACAGCTCTTGCATGGGATATTTAGCCCTGTGGGGATGAGAAGTGCCTGTAATGGCTGTGTGAAGAACCAAGACCAGGGCAGCTGGGTCGAGGCATCCTTCCAGCTGCTCCCTGTCTTAGTTTCATCCTAAGTCTTTGCTTAAATAACAGATGGTAGAATTAGAGGTCTCCGATCTTCTCATGAGGTAGATCTGCATGGTGTGAGAGAACCACCtgcactgctcagctgctgaATTAAGGTAGAAAGCAGAACTTGGCTAGTATGAGAAAAACTTCAAAGAGGGAGGTAATGCTTGAAGTTTCAGTGCACAGGTCACTTTGAAGCCTGCTTGGTTAGCAACACTACTAGGTTTTCAGTTGTCTTTATCTTTGCGTGGTTCAGAACATTTGCTAAGTTGTATCTTTCTGAATATGTACTTATAAAGTGAAGCTGCCTAAGTTATGGCATTAGGACACTCAACTAAAGTATCTGTTTGCCTTACTGCCTATACTTCCCTTTTCAAATCcttgaaaaaaatcctacagTAGTAATGACTGGATTTACCTTTTGACCTTTAGAACATTCCTTGCAGGACTGGAATAAAAGATTCGTTTAAGTCCCTAACTCTTAGGGCTCTTGGAGAACAGATGCACTCTCACAGTTTACTGTAAGGGTTCTTGCTCTGTTtattctgcagagcagcactaaAGCTTTAGTGCAGCCTTAGAGAAATTAAATGgtaattaatttcaatttaatttaatcCAAATTgatcaaatgaaaacacaggtGTTTTGCAATGGCTTTTACTGATAGCACTCCAAAAATAAACCATCTCAAGTCTGgatattttctctgctttcattttccttaaaatgctGCCTATGTAGTAAGTGTAAACAAGGTGCAAATAACTGTGAGGTTTATTTTTGGTGTTTCTTGCATGTTGGTGAAGGCCTGTTGAGGATGAATACTAATCCAATGGATTTCTCCTCTGTACTTCTAGGCTATAACCCCCTGTCTGGAGAAGGAGGCGGAACTTGTTCCTGGAGACCAGGCCGGCGAGGCCCGTCAGCAGGTGGATGAGGCTAACCTCCCGAGTGTCTCATGTCACTAGCAGGCTTGATCTTACCCACTGTCTAACTGCCTACAGTTTGCTTGTCACAGTGACTCCTTTGGGACTGGGTTTAGTGCAGGTGTTaacatgaaaacagatttaCATCATTTCCAAATGGTAACGCAGAAGCTGATAGCACACAAGATCCTCTTAGAGAGGATGAAGAAAGGAACAGTTTTCCCTGCAGAGAGGAAGCGTTGTCTGCAGCCAAGGTGAATTGCCTGGGTTGAGATCTGGGTTCTGTGGCTGGCGATCCAAAAGTCTAGCCTCAGGCACATGTAATTATCTAATCTCTGTGAAATGAGGATATTTACCACCCTCAGACATGTGTTACCAGATTTGCTCTTTTTGGCTGGAAGGTACTTTAGAGGGGAAGAATGTTATCATTGGCAGATACCTTGAATTTTAGGTGGAGGGACTTTGAGAAAAAACATGAACTGACAAACACCACAGACTTGCACCAAAGGCCAGTTATTTACTGCAGAAGAGTCTCTGTGACAAGCTGCTTTCAATGATGTTTTCCTTATAAATGGTGCCCAAACCAGTGAGGATTACTGATGGTAGACAGCAGATGGGGGGGGTTCTtgctactcttttttttttttattttttttattattattattattattttatttcaactgctttgtaaaaacaaaatactattaatattaaatataactGCACACAAATCATAAGTCTAGTATTTACAATCTTGTGGTTTTCTACAGGATCTTTTTATATAGGAGGCGCATATTCTAGTGCAATAAATGTGCGTAAAGGAAGATGAGAGATCAAATGAAAGGATTTTCATTTGCCTACCTCCATAAACAAAAGGGGtcttttcagctgttctttttAACAGGTTGCTTTTATTTGGGTGTTCTGTGTTCCAAATCATGATTTTAGAAGAATCACCTTCAGGTTAAGACCAAATCAAGTTTTCCCAAGTTTAAAAAGTGGAACTGCTTGTTCTCTTCCCCACCTCCAATAAGTGATTCTGCAATTGAGTCAATTGCATTACTGGTTGTTACACACTCCAGCTGTATTTGAATCTAAATCAAGAAAACATGTAACAAAGGCCTTTGCTTTAGCAGAGCAGAGCATGTTTCTTTACAGACTACAAATATTCAAACACTGCAAGatattcaaagggaaaaaagccacaaactCTGCCTAGAGCTGCTGGtgtgggcagcagagctgcctgtaGCTTTAGCAGTGCAGTGTCAGGGTTGCATCTTGGGGCCATTAAGAACTGACTCTGTACTGCCTTCTGTTTTGAATGTGTCTCAGGTGGGAGCTGGTAGCCTGGCTGCACGGCTGCCCTGAACAGCCCAGCTAAATGCTCTTACCAGGTTGTTGCAGCACAAAAGCTGAGggtggtttgtgctggaaagggCCTCCAGGTAGCAAATGTGTCAAACTTGCAAGTGAGGGGCTGTAAGGAGTAAGTTTCTGGAGTGTGTGTGGTCTTCATCGTTCAGGTGCATAGCCAGCAGtgtggagagaaaataaagctagATCTGGCCCTTGTAATTGAGCTTCCCAAACATCCCATCCCCTTGATATGTAAAACACACAATGCAACAGACGAGGAAAATCCAGGCTGGCTTTGATACAGAGTGGAATAGCTCCTGGCAGCATATGACAAGTGTCTCAGTGTCTGATTACTGCTATTGAGCTTGTATATAGGCATTAAAATATGTATCTGTTTCATTAGCATAGCTTAGGGCTGCTCCAACACTTCTTTCTAAACACTTAGGCTTGGAGTATTTGTGTTCATCAGACAGTGTAAGTGCCAACTTTGAATATGGTGTTTATACGTGTCAGATACTCCTCTATGTCAGGTGAGCTGTGATTTTCTCTTGACTGTAGATGTAAGTAATATGTTACTAGTGAATTTTAAAGTTGCCAGCTAATGAAATGGAAAGGCAAAGAACCTTTTGCTTTAAGCCCACGAAGCGTGCATTCAGGTGCGAGTGGAAGATGAAGTAAGAAGGCTGCTAATGTTCCTACAGaaactggttttcatttcctggcttctgtgtgttttggtATGTAAACTGAAATTTCCATTGTTGTAACACAGTCTGGTGTATGTAACTTCAGGTTTTAATCTTTAACAAGGCAGAATAGAGGTGGGGAAGGCTATTTTCAAGATCTGAAGGTGCTTCATCAGTAAAGAGGACTAAGCTGTTATCTTACTCATGCCTCTGGGAAACATTTTCCCCTTGTGTTGGGGAAACAGGCAACAGACTGAGATGTTGTCTGCAGCAAAACAACTGGGGGGGAGGTTGTCTTAAAGCAGAATTCCTTGTGTTGATAAATGGTGAGGATGGGTTGATTTAattcagtaaaaacattttaaaaaataaatcagcaggTCTGAACTGAGCATATGCTaatctttctctgtgtctcaAGACTTGCTtcgggctggggctggggatgtGGATTTTTGCCTAATTCTAAGATTTATTAAGACATATCCAGTGAGAATTAAGTGATTTACATATTTCTGGAAACTTCAACCTTTTCTCTccttaatttttgtattttaatccTCAAGTCCCTAAGTTTTTCTTGATGAGATGCTTCAAAGCTACTGAACAGGGTGGGAGGAAGAACCTCAGTttgtaaaacttcttttttgGCTCCCAACCTGCACAAGCAGACGGAAGGGTTTTTCCTCAGACTTCAAATAGAAAGCTCTCCCTTGACCACAGACAACTATGCAGAGGTGGTTGCTTGTTGCTTTTTAGCCTAAGAGTGAAGCATGCAGAAGGCATGAGGTGAAAGTGAACTATTTAATGAGTCCATTGTTCCTACTTTGCTATGAATTCCCAAGAACTTAAATTATGAAAGATCATATTAAAAAGCCTTCAGGAAAgtctccacacacacacacacacacacacacacacgcacacacacacacacttagaGCAGTTATACAAGAAGTCTCTTATTCTAATGATGCAGATGTTCTGGAAACATCTTTATCTTGAAGAAGCCAGCTAACAAAACTCAGAGTTAATGCAGTGCTATTAAACTGccatataattttctttaaccACTGAAGAATAATCTGGTTGGGGTATTGAAAACTCCTAAATGAAACAAGTGTTCAGAGACACAAAAGAGTCCTGAAAACATTAGTTGCTGGAGAAATGCAGCTCAGTGTTTTTCGTTGCTTTTTGGATAATTTATATGCTGGAGGAACTAagtttttagttttctttaaattgcaGATGAGATCTGGTTTATGCATAGTTCTCTTAACTATTCATCAGGAGATACTGAGCACTGgaatgaaaactgaacaaaaccccATGTCACTCTTGTAAAATTTATTTGGCTTTATTCATGCCTTTCAAAACCATTGTGAAATGAGGGAAAGCTTTTACAAGTGCTCTTGCATACTTagttgttattaaaaaaaatatgtttcttatGCTGGAAAGTTTTAATAACCAACACCAGGAGATGGACTCGGGAGTGAGGGCAAAGGGGGGAGTGTGTCAGCAGAGCTGTTCCAGGTGCTCCAGGATTAATCAAAGCTCCAGTGTTAATCAGAGATCAATGTGAATGAGAATGCTAATTGCCCCAGATCTGCAAGGCACTGCTCTCCTTGAAGAGACTGAATGCAGGTGTGAAACGTTAGTACTACTGTGTTTTAAACAGTTCTGTGCTATTTTGACTCAAAACTCAAGGAATCgggctgttctgcagctgctctgtgccagtCTGGTTTCCTTCTTAGACTGGGCTGATACTCAGTGCAGGTGTTTAGATTGGGGTGTTTTTCTCTTGGGTTTTGTGTCTTGTCCCCTCTGTAGGAAGGTGACTAAGGAGAGATTGGCATTCAGAGAGCTCTGAATGAGGGTGGCACCCAGCATGCGTCTCCCCTGCGTTTTACCAGCAGTGCTACAGTTCACGGCTGCATTTAAACCATCCTAACACCATCCTTTCTGCCTCCTGTGCTCAGTGAAACAGTTCTCATCTCTGGCAGTTGTCTTTTTCCAAGCCTGGCTGCACATCAGCACACATGTCTGTATCAGATCCACATTTGGATGAGTCTTGCCCTTGTACAGGCTAAGAAAGTGATACCTTTTGATGGGCTGGGTTAGCCAAGAGCAGGGCACAACATGTTTCTGTCCATGCTATCACAGAACACTGGAGAAAAAGCCAGTCTAGACATGGATGGGCTGATgacttgtttcttcttttcttccccccttttgGAATGAAAGCTTAGCTTTTGGAACAGCTCTGCAACCACAAAGGAAAAGCATAGGGCTGCTGGCTGGGTGGTGTCCTGGCCTGGTTGCACCATTGTAGCTGATTCTGTGTGAGCTGATTCTGTGTGAGCTTCCAAGCCAGCTGTTCCAAGCCTGACACACACCCTGCCCATATTCCCAGCTCCGGAGCCAGCAACTTCAAAAACTTCCATCAGTTTTCATGAAGCAA
Above is a genomic segment from Strigops habroptila isolate Jane chromosome 9, bStrHab1.2.pri, whole genome shotgun sequence containing:
- the SELENOS gene encoding selenoprotein S isoform X3, with the translated sequence MEAEGGGGGPGPGPGALGRGGLEFLQHTAGSLLSSYGWYILLAAVAVYLLFQKVSQRLAAQWSGRPGAADAAMEPDMVVRRQEALAAARLRMQEELNAQAERYKERQRQLEEEKRRQKIAMWESMQEGKSYKGNLKLNQQEVESGASTSSAVPRSKPTKRPLREGGGKKMCLANEDFNQCKT
- the SELENOS gene encoding selenoprotein S isoform X2, whose amino-acid sequence is MEAEGGGGGPGPGPGALGRGGLEFLQHTAGSLLSSYGWYILLAAVAVYLLFQKVSQRLAAQWSGRPGAADAAMEPDMVVRRQEALAAARLRMQEELNAQAERYKERQRQLEEEKRRQKIAMWESMQEGKSYKGNLKLNQEVESGASTSSAVPRSKPTKRPLREGGYNPLSGEGGGTCSWRPGRRGPSAGG
- the SELENOS gene encoding selenoprotein S isoform X1 encodes the protein MEAEGGGGGPGPGPGALGRGGLEFLQHTAGSLLSSYGWYILLAAVAVYLLFQKVSQRLAAQWSGRPGAADAAMEPDMVVRRQEALAAARLRMQEELNAQAERYKERQRQLEEEKRRQKIAMWESMQEGKSYKGNLKLNQQEVESGASTSSAVPRSKPTKRPLREGGYNPLSGEGGGTCSWRPGRRGPSAGG